The following is a genomic window from Colletotrichum lupini chromosome 5, complete sequence.
CCTTGGAGCAACGCCCGCGGATATGCGTAAGTCTTAACATATTCACTTTCGGCGGCCTCGACTCTTGCCGAGCCTTGTTTGTAGACACGCTGACGATACTTGCCTCACTGCAGGAACGTAGACCTTGGGAACGCCTGCGACTGCTACTGCTGGAATTGAGGCGGGGACATATGATTGCAAATGAATGTATTCATGACCAGAAGGTCATTAAAAAAACAATACGAAAGAGTCCCGATCTCCATCTCACGCTTGCTTGACAGCCATGATATCAACATCCCGATGCCCAACTTGTACTTCCAAAGCAATATCTTCTCCCGATGAAAGTGTTCGTGACAATCTCAGTTGTCCATCAATAAACACATTCCATGTCCCAGGCCCCAAGTTCCTGAGAACAGGCTTGATTGTCCTCGTCGAGCCATCCCACGACCTGACAGTGAGCACCAGCATCCTCTCCTCCTCGCTCCAATCTCCACGCAAGAAGTCAACGCCATCAGCCAAAGTGACTGCATCGACAAACGGCCGCGTCGAGACGTCTTGCGCAGTCCAAGGCCGCTCCCAAATAATCTTCTGCCCGTCCTCGACATTCAACCTTGCGTACCCGATCGCCGCGTTGCCGGAAAACGGGTCCATGTGCGTCCACCTCATCTCCTCGTCAAACGGCTCGTCGTTGCGCGGGTAATACAGCCCGCCGCGCTCCCACTTGGACCCCAACTCTTCGTCCGCGTATTTGAGCAACGCCGTCAGCTCGGCTTCCTTGCCTAGCTCGGAGAGCCACTGGACAATATACCCAAACGTGGGCTTGGTATACGGAAAGCCTCCCTTCTTACCCGCCTCGGCCTCCTTGGCGTTGCGCACCGCCTGTTCGAGCGTCTCGCGAGAGTCCGGCGCCGCGCCGTCTTCCTTGACCAGCTTTCTGAACTCGTTGCCGACGACAGGTGGGTTCAGACGAATCTCGCCTCCTCCCGTGTTGGTGACGTACCCGAGGGCCTGGTCTTCGTAGTGAGACCTCACGACGGACCCGTTCCACGAGTTCATAAAGGCCGAGCCCCACGCCGTCCATGCGGGATCTTTGGGGCGGATAGTGAAGTCCTGCTTGACCATCCACGCGTCAGGCAGGAGGCCATCGGAGCCGACGAGCCCTTTCTTGTCCCATGCTGCTTTGTACTTTTCCAAAACGTCGTCTACGACCGAAGTGCCCAGACGAGCGTCTCTCAGACGCATTCCGATCAGCTTGCGCAACTCGTCAGCGCACAACTCTCAGTTGTCAGTAGGCACATGTTGGTACTTACAGGAAACTGGTTGCAAACCACAAACACCATATTCGGCTCACAGCATACCCCAATCCACCCGTTCCCCTCCATCTCCTTGAGGATAGCATCCTGCAAGCTTCCCGCATCATACGAGAACTTCTCCGGACCCATCCCAAAAAACAACGGATTCCACAAAAACTCCAACGATCCCGGCCGCTCAAACTCGTCATCGTCAAACAACATCCCATACAACGCCACCATCATCAGCAAATGCCCGCTGTACATGATATTCTCCCTCACAACGGGGTCAGCCCACGGCTTCCTGAGCTCCTTCAGGTCCGGATCGGTCGCGATCCCGGCCATGCTCGTGTTGAACCAGTACGCCCACACGGCGCGCAGGAGCATCTTGCGGATCGTCTGGCGCATGAGCGTCTTGTAGACGCTGCGGAGGGCCGGTTGGCGGTGGAAGTGCGCGGCGCCGGCGGCGTAGGCCATGGTCGCGAGCTGGTAGCGGTAGGCGTCGAGGAATTCCTGGAGGGGCTCCTGCGAGCCCATGAGGTTCCAGTCGTTGTCGGGCTGGGCGACGAGGTTGTGGAAGTGGCGGAGGTGGCCTGCTTGTTCTCGTGTTAGTTTGGGGTGTTTGGACAGGTCTGGTGCTCGTGGCTGCTCCTGAGTTTCGGTCGTCATTgtgatggtggtggttgAAGACATGGCTGCGATTCGATTCGGTCTGCGGTTGTGAGAACGACGGAAATAACTAATGTTGGTTTCTACAGAGGCGCGAAATCGCTACGTTTGACCAATACATCACTTCTGTAAGAATGCTGCGGACATCATAAATAAGTCCCAAAAGATTCACGGGGTTCGGATTTGAAACGGGGCTATCCGCCCCATGATCGGCCGTAACAAGCCGGACTACACCGGACCGTGGACCCCGATCAACCGATGTCAGACGAGGACGGACTTACGACGAACTAGAAGGAGTCGAAGGAATACAATCAAGTCTCCATCGGCACTAGTCGGCAGGGGTGTTGCATTGCCCGAGCGCCCGAGAAACTCGATGTTTTCCTTCCTGTTGGAGAAGAAGTTGTCGCAGGCGCGGAGTTTAGTCGTAGTCGAGCGGGGATATGTCTCCTGTCAGCATCCTCCTCGCGACTCCCCCGCGTTGGCTGGTTTTCTGTCTTACTAGAAGGATTATTGTTGCCTAAAGAGGGCAATCGTAGTTGTAACGACCAACGGAAGACAGCTACGGATATTTGAGCTGTCAGTTATAGGAACCCCTCTACAATACCTTAGTAGGGTGGCTTTCACTCGATCGTAATCGTGGCCACGCTTCTCGGTGAGGAGGTTTATGTGTAATGTGTGCATTATCGAATTCAAGAAACCTCACTTGGACGTCTTGTCAATGTGATCGAGAAAGGACGCCTGGATTTTATCTGCAGGTGAACGGACGCTTAGGGCCAGAGGAAGAACATCTTGTTTATTGCTTCATGATACCATAGCAAACAAGCCACGGGCTTTTCAGAATCTCACATGCTCATCTTCAAAGATCAAAAGAACTTGCTTGAAATGCGTTGGAATAATGCAACTCCTGAAGCGAACCTATCGGCAAACCATGAAACACACAAATCCTCACCCCGTACCCAAACTCCAAATTCAGTCCCAGACTCCGTCCAAAGCCTTTTTACCCAGTCCGTCATTGATCTTCGGTATCCATCATTGCAAACTCCCAGACAATTCAAGCCGTAGCTCTGCAATACACCCTCACCACCAAACACGACCTCCTCACTCAAACTTGCCCGACCCAAAGAGGCCATTAACAGCCTGGTGTCTCCTCTCAGCACCCTTCCACTTCCTCGCCTCCCTCCTCTTCTCATTCTCCTGGATCGCCGCTCGGCGCTCATTCTCTCTCGCCAAAGCACTAACACCCGACTTCTTGCTCGCGTTCTTCTTGATTTTGCCATCGTCGCCGAAACcaccgccaccgccgccacGAGCAGAGAAAGCCGCAGCGCCGCCGTTGCCGGCTCCGCTGCTACCGATACCGCCACCGATACTGCCGCCACCGGAACCCTGCGAACTCAACACAGACGAGTTCGTCGTCGCGCGCCGGAGCAGTGCAGGGACCCTGAAGCTGCTGCCGCCGCTAGAAGCCGAGGCGGCGGCGTTTGGCATAGCAAAGGCGAGCTTGGAGGACGTTGTCGACATGTTGGAGGATGACTGCCGTTTCATGGTGAGGCGGTCGACGACCACCTGACGCGAGTTGGTGCGGCGCGGGTTCTTGCCCGGGGAGCGGTTCTCCTTGTTAGAAGGTTGCGCCTCCTCGTCGTCCGCCTCGCTGTCCGAGTGCGGGTCCGTGGCAGGAATCACTTCGTTCAGGTCCTCGAGCAGACTCGAGACGGACTCGCGAATCTCGCCCAGGTTGGAGGGCCTCTTGCCGTCCTTTGTCCTCCGCGCGTTGGTGGTGGACGGTACGTTGGCAGCGTTGGAGGCGAGAGGTGCACGTTGCGCTCCGGGCTGACTGTCTGGGACAGTggtctgctgctgctgttgctcttGAGACTGCGAGTCCTCCGTCTCCGTTGGCTCGGGCGCGAAGTCGAGGAAGTCCATCTCCTCGTCACTGCCGCGGTCCTCAATGGTGCGAAGGAAGGCCTGGTTGCCGGGTTTCTCCGCAATTTTCTTGATGCGCTCATCCGCGAAGAGGGCCTGCTGCATTTTCTGGAACTGACGACGCTTCAAACGCCGACGAGCCTCGCCGCCGTCGTCTGAGTCAGAGAGGTCATAGTCGGCGCCGCGCTTGCGGCGGAGCATACCGGTTGTGATGTCATGGAAGAGCTTGTCGACCATCTTCTCATCGCTCTGACGCTCGTTGTCCCTGAGAATTTTGTTAGCTGAGAATACTGAAGCCAAGACAGAGATCACTTACGCGTGAAGGGCAGCAAGTTTGCGCTCATCATCAGCAGTCATGCCGTTCTCGTCGTCAATCATCTCCTTGACGGAGGCAGCATCACTGTCGTCATCGCTGTCCTCGCCATCCGCACCTCCAAGTCCTGCATACTCATCCTCGGACTCGTCGGCCTGCTCCTCCACCATCTCCTTGGCCTTGCTCTTCTTGCGGTTGTACTCCTCCGCCTTCTTGAGCTGCTTCTGCTTCTTGACAGCCTCCTTTATGACGTTGAAGGCCGTCGTTTTGAAACCGAATTCGTCTACCTCGGGGCTGGCCCTGGAGTCCTCGATATCTTCGTCATCCGCGACAGCGGCTACGACGTCAATCTTGCGGCGCAGTTTACCCCTGCGGACGAGGGGGTAATCTTGCACTGAATCGACCTCGGCGTCCCTGTCCAGGACCATGGTATCCACGGTCGACGGGGGCGGTTCGACGAAGCGCTGCTTCAACGGCGTGTAGTCCTGCGGCCCGGCATCCTGAGTGGCATCCATAGAAGTTTGAGTGAACGGGTCGTCGTCGCGCAAGAGGCTGTCAAATCCACGCGCTTGGGATTGGGTGAAATGCAGGCGCACGCCCTCTGCGGAATCAGGCTGCGTGTCGGCTCTCTGGGTATCACCGCCCTGGCTGTCAAGAATCATGCTGTCGTGTTGTTGAGTAAGACCCATCAAGTTGGAGTCGGGAAGGCTGTCGAAATCCGGCATAGGTGACTGAGAGGGGATCGTACCAGGAGCTGCCTGGCTGTCGTCCATTGTACCAGCGAAGATCTGGGTCAGACCCAGACCAGCGGCACCCGTAACGGGCAGTCCGGGAATGAATGTCTTCTTGGCAGAGCGCAATACCGAGGTGGGAACGGCGGGTGATTTGGTGTTGGGTGCAGCAGGGGATTGTTGGGTAGCAGTCCTGGGTCTTGGCGTCGCTTCGATTCTGTCCTCGTCTTCATCATCCGAGATGACTTGG
Proteins encoded in this region:
- a CDS encoding MRC1-like domain-containing protein encodes the protein MASEKAASRSPCALPAPETMKARMEARLAAIDTSSEDDEPKQTRKKSKSPPRDTQASDSEEEVVFRPRGRLAAQLKGGAEPSDAEDEPESFMDRIQRRLGSNNDDDEEDEDATMGDAEEEDDIPVAPRRLQRKQDRQTTPPPPRSPAARSSPGLFVSPDRQSPVKPTTTTTADDASDSDSLPAITKNARFQALVERKKQERLAREAEEERKRAERMEREPISNVDLFDDDDDVGNVSDITDDEGGRKLSQAVRPTRKAGKKAVEEMARETQRMARNMQLAHEAKTRKKFTKADFLQRFNFGAQPKSDPKLSSSSRPTTPVSAHQTDAEMKDPETPPSSPPVAKAASPAKVQEPTTVAQPTIDPDDDGDMLSLDDVFEASRRLNKGKGKVVAPPEETIVKDVKPRRQVRIKLPSVSVNHAVIDLDDDDELAIAKNGKFDAIFNRAPGNKADASRSLLNLRRLARVGSPTKERKRKYEKATITTAQLQMTLQQRARQQAKIEREKRLEYLKSKGIVVQTAEEREREMQEVEDIVSRARREAEEIMERERAAAKQEKKEKRKNGELDVWDDSDDESYDGSEEEAEGGVEVELELSGSEDENVDDDEDGGSEVEMEGVALFDNEADDSGSEHPEAEVEAQEVENDPESEDDMGLPTRNIRRSKKSQVISDDEDEDRIEATPRPRTATQQSPAAPNTKSPAVPTSVLRSAKKTFIPGLPVTGAAGLGLTQIFAGTMDDSQAAPGTIPSQSPMPDFDSLPDSNLMGLTQQHDSMILDSQGGDTQRADTQPDSAEGVRLHFTQSQARGFDSLLRDDDPFTQTSMDATQDAGPQDYTPLKQRFVEPPPSTVDTMVLDRDAEVDSVQDYPLVRRGKLRRKIDVVAAVADDEDIEDSRASPEVDEFGFKTTAFNVIKEAVKKQKQLKKAEEYNRKKSKAKEMVEEQADESEDEYAGLGGADGEDSDDDSDAASVKEMIDDENGMTADDERKLAALHADNERQSDEKMVDKLFHDITTGMLRRKRGADYDLSDSDDGGEARRRLKRRQFQKMQQALFADERIKKIAEKPGNQAFLRTIEDRGSDEEMDFLDFAPEPTETEDSQSQEQQQQQTTVPDSQPGAQRAPLASNAANVPSTTNARRTKDGKRPSNLGEIRESVSSLLEDLNEVIPATDPHSDSEADDEEAQPSNKENRSPGKNPRRTNSRQVVVDRLTMKRQSSSNMSTTSSKLAFAMPNAAASASSGGSSFRVPALLRRATTNSSVLSSQGSGGGSIGGGIGSSGAGNGGAAAFSARGGGGGGFGDDGKIKKNASKKSGVSALARENERRAAIQENEKRREARKWKGAERRHQAVNGLFGSGKFE